A window of Megachile rotundata isolate GNS110a chromosome 11, iyMegRotu1, whole genome shotgun sequence genomic DNA:
TCTCGCTCACAGAACACTGCCGTTCGTTCAGCGCCATACTCTGTCGGTTCGGTAAGCTCTCCGCTTCCGGTTTCGTCCTCGTCTACACAAACACAAAGATACCTCAGTTTACAGTTTACAGTGCAAAAATATTGTACGAACCTTTTCGACTTCATGATTCTCGTTGTCAGTCTCGTCTTGAACCTTCCTCCTCCTCTGTATCTTACGATTCGCTGCAGATATAATGGACGACACGATGTCCTTAGCGGACGCCATTTCTCGTACCCCTGTCATAGAGATTCAGATGTAAAACCAGTCGCATCTTGAGTGTAATAACTGCAAGATACCGTACCTTCTACCTTCTGAATGTTGTTCAGTAACAGATTGTGATTATTGCTCGAGGTTGCGTCGATTTCGCTGGTGTCGGCCGGAAGGCTAAGGTTAACGCTCAACCTGCTTAAATCGTCCAGGTCGTCGTCCGAGAAAAACCAGTCAACCTACACAAGacaatgtattttaatttaattctattaacACAATCATCATTGAAATACATACGTTGTTCAGCAAACTCTCAACTATCCGACACTGGTGCGACATGTCGGTAACCATGGTGACCATATTATCCCTGGAACCACTCGCCCGAACCAGCGTCGGACCGAACACGATAGCCAAATTCTTCGCCTCCATCTTATTAATCTCGCTGTGCTCGACAATCTTCTTCAAATGGAACATCAAATATTTGAGCGTCTCGAAGTGATGTTCGGGTAGGTCCCTCAGCAGCTTCCTTATCGTTGTCATCCTCCTCTGCGGATCCTCAACTTTATCGGCGTCGATAAACATGGGATACAATTCTGCTGTGAGCAACGAGTCGGGAAGTTGACGGAAGAAAGACTTCAGGAGAGACGATATCACGTTCACATCGCTCCATCTTGGATCCTAGTAAAGGCGTCCATTAAAAAAAGGAGAATAAGAGAGTGAAAGAAGATAGGTACCTGGAGATTGATATTTTCGAATCCTTTGTTCACGGTGTCCGTCAAGTGCGATATCGCAGCTGTGTTGCCAGGCACTCTGTATATTCCGACCACTTCAAGACCCCTCGCTTCGACGATGCTCGTGCACATCTCGACGATCAGCGGCACGTACTCCGAGAACGATGACTACGAAAAATGATATCTTAGTCTCCTTCATGTTCCTTTATTAAGGTATGGTATAATTACCGGTGGACACAGTTCAAGCGGTACTCTGAAAGTGGCACCCTCAGGCGGTAATTGCGTGGTCGGCGAAGAAGGAGGCCCCGACTGCCCGTGCATTCGTCGAAGCTGCTTCGCGACTCTGCCTTTCCACGTCTTCGTCTTTGGTGAAATTAAACTCTCGATCGTCTGACTCGGCTTGCGGGTTTTGTTGATCGGCGACTGACCAGTCGGCGATCGGTTCCTGAACGAAGTCAGCTTCTTGATGCTTTTGTGCCCTGGCAGGGGGCTCAACCTCTGCCCCCCAGCACCTACACCAACGCCACCGTTGCTCGGTATCGTTATCGAGTTGGTGTTCGCGATTGTCTGACACGTCGAAGAGTTACTGGTAGAGCAAGGTGTCTGCGGGACGGCTTGTTGCTTCAAGGTACTGTTGTGCGCAACTTCCTGTAATTCGAAACGTATGAAGAATTTTTCTGAAGACTGCGGTTTCGTCGCTTTCGAACTCACCGATGGTTTTTCAGCGGCAGCGTGCTCGTGCAATGCTCGTAACCAAAGCGCCATCGACGCCGCGTCTTCCGTTTGCAGCAGGACCTCCGCGTTCGGATTCGCTAGTCGCAGCACGTGCTTACGCTTTGTGTAATTCTCGGCGATGTCCACGAGGGAGCATCTGACGTCCACGCTTTGCGCTACGTTTTCACCGTCGTTGGCTAACGAAGGACTCTGTAAGATGGTATGAAACGTTAAGGAATGTTCAGTATATTTTTAGGGTTGCTAAGAACTAGAAAGGTTGAAGAGTCATCCTTGTACCTGATTTTGACGATCCTTATAAAAGAAGAGTATCGGTCCACGAAGAACGCCCCACACTTGCTTCCACGAACGGTCGGAAGATCGCTAAAATTAaaggtatatttaaaaattgcatagaCCTTGAACAGCctgttatttttattcttaCCTTGCCATCGAGTACAGTGAACTTCACATGCAAAGGTCCTTCTCGTTCCACCTGTCCAACCTGCCCGACGTCCTTCACGATGTTGGTCTCCTCGCTGCATGTATTACTGTCAAACGAACGAAAGTTTTAGTAAGAGTACTTCCATGAGACACGGTGAAAACACGGGGTACCGCAAATTTTCAGTAGGTATTGCTGTAAAATCAGGTGAAAATCGTTAGTCGGTAAAAGCGAAGCGGTTAAGTCGAGTTTGGTATCTGTTAAGACGACGTTAACGAAGAGACACAGCAGCAGCAGAAACGACTACGGCAACGACGAGAACGCTTGCGAAAAACTATAGCGTTTTCGTGCTTCTCTCAACGTATCCTCACCGGTGAGCGTTTCTGCTTAAGCTCGCAGACTGAGTCACTTCCTCGAAGATGCGCCGTAACGATGCGATATCGTTTGGAAACAGCGGTAGCCGCCATCTCTTATGAACGCTGAAAATACGGATGGAGGCAAAACATAATGTATACTCGCGACAACTGTACAACCCCGTATTCCGTTCTAACGCGGACAGAAGAAAATGCGCGGAGAAGGCGAGATACGACCCAGGCGGTAAGCGTTTAGGCCGAAGATTTTCGGCTTACCTTCTCGAACCGTGAATTGGTTCCGAGTCGCTTAACTCCAGATCGCTGTCGACGTGCATTCGCTCGCCCCATGTGGCCTTCAAGTACGACACCCTCCGCGTGGCTCGATCTTCATCCGCTAAAACAAGGAGTACCGTGAATAGGTGTGGTCGCTTTGGTCGTTTGACCGGAATGCAAAGCTAATTGACCATCTGCTTATTTACCTATCTGAGCGTTCTTCTGCCGTCTGAACACCACTCCGTTACCTTGCATCGCATTATCCGGCAGTGCACCttcaaagaaaaagaagaaaggttAAGAGAAAAGTGTATGGGTCGTCGTGGGCGTTGGATgcactttttattatttgagcTGGGGAAGCTTAGGATTTTACTTGAGGATAGATGTGGAGGTTTGAAGAGATGCCTGGGACTTGTAGATACAACTTGAATGATTGAAAATGTGAAGATGTAAAGTTAGAGATTCGGAGAGATGCCTGCGACTTGTAGATATAACTTGAATGATTGAAAATGTGGAGATGTGAAGTTAGAGATTCACATGAACAACGTTAGAGTCACATGAGACCTAATTGTCCACAAGAGTCTTGCTTCAGAAATTAAGTTAAAAGCTACCCCAGATACTAACCACGATCTGTCTCAATAATTTGCGCGTAAGTATCCTTCCTAGAGGACTTCTCCGAACTATTATCAGCAAAGTTAGCATTAGTCCCATCATATCGACCATCATCCTTGGTACGTCTTCTCTCATCATCCGGTCGCTGAGACCATCGATGCCTGGCTGTCTGAGAATTCCCAGACCCGCTCATCGAATCCCACGACTCCACACTGCTACTACGAATCCTCGTTTGTGCGTTTTCGTCCTCGTCCAAGCTCCTCAAATTCGGCGTCTCTGCGCAAGTACAAAGAACATATTAGCTTCAGTCAAACAGAAAGGAGACCAAGTTAGTTTCAGCAGTTTATGaaaagacagagacaaacacacTGGAAAGAGATAAGAAAAGGCAGTCAGCGAAAGTGATCGACGGTATTAAAGCTGCACAATTACTGTGACGTTACAAAACACATCGACGCAAATTTTTCTCCGATTTTTCTACCTTCGATCGCACGATAGCTGGCCGGCGGTTCACAATGGATGCGAGTGCTGCCTACAGGAATTACTCTGTTCCCCTTTAATCCGCTACCTGGATATTCAGATACGTCAAATTAAGGACAAGTTACTCCTACAGTTATTCCCGTCTGATGAAAGAGGTAATGTGtgaaggaagaaagaaaaacaGAAGAGAACAGAAACCTACCAGTGTCCAAGGACTTGGTCTCCCTAGACGGAATCAGTCTCCTCGGTTCCTGAGCCTCCGCCTTCGACTCGAATTCCCTTTTCCGCACAGCCACATTCGGCACGCTGCGTTTGTTCGACAATCTCGACAGCTCGCTCTTGTAAAGATTAGTGCGGTCTCCAGTCGGCTCATCATCGTCGCTCATCAAACGACCCGACTCGAACTGCTTAGCGCGTCTCGATACAATCTGCAGTCCTTGAGGAAGCGGCGAGAACTTGTCGTTCACCTTCTTCTCTGGTCCGGGAGAAGAAGGCAGAGAAGAGGCGCCGTTGTTCGCGTCCGACCGTCGATCTCCCGAGAAGAGAACTCCGGTACTCGCGATGTTCTCTTGTATCTTCGACAAGGTTCCTACAAAGTTATTGGATTTGCCGGCGCTTCTGTGCatctgttgctgctgctgctgcctgTCGGGTAGCTCCTTCCAGTCGGATGTGTCTCGATGGTCATCGTAGACGGACGGAACGTACAGTCGGTCGCTCAACATCTGCTCGCGGGCGCGGTCTAGCGAGCGAGTTGCGTTGAAGGACTCGTCGAGCCGGTTGTTTCGAGGTTCTACCAAATATTCGATGTCCTCCGTCGAGTTAGCTGCGAACCTCTGCCCTCTGTCGGAGGGCTGACTCTTGTCCGAGGGCGCTTTTCCAGGAGCGCTTCTGCTTTGAGCGGATCTTGAACTCGAAGGGTGTCGTTGCTCCTGCTTCGGCTCGTTCGGTGGCCAGATCTGCCTCTGAAGCTTCTGCGGCCGCGCGTAAAATTCCCGCGGAATCGCAGTGGCAGAACTCTCGTTCCGAGGCTCAGACTTCTGATCGGGTAGAAACAACCCTATCGGGTGACTCGGTCTTCGTAGAAACTCTTCCTTCTGTTCGAAGCTTTTGCGAAGCCTCGTCATGATGACGGAGTCGTCGATGCCTGAGTTTCCGATGGTTGGATTACTGACGGACTCGTTTCTGCTTCCCTCGTTACCCAACAGCGCGCAAGCGGAATCGTACGTGGATTCGTTGGCGGCGACCAGCGACGAGTCCCTACGAGAGTCGATGCTGAACCTCGAATCGTGATCACAGGACCTAAGAGCGTCCGTGCTAGCGTAACTCGCGGAGTCAAAATTGTTTAACGTAGAGCTACCGGTACTTCCTTCGCTAGCGCGACGCAGAGTCACCCTCCTCGTGGCTGAACGGTAGATAGGCACCTGTGGTTCCGCTCGAGACATAGGGAATCCCGTCAGGCTCGAATATTGTTGCGgctgagattgataatactgatggTGATGAGAACGATGATGAGGGTAATGGTGCGAACGGTGTTCCTCCGTGTTGGATCTCACTGGTTCTCCGACTCGAACCCTCTCGTATATCGGATCCTTGATTCTGTCGTAAATCTGATCGCTGTTCGCTCTGGAATAAAGACTCTCGCAACGCGTTCGGTCACAGCAATCGTATTTGTCAGACTTCAGAGTGTCCGACAGCATCGACTTGTCGCAGGACTGCATGTCGGGCGAGCTGTCCGTGGACTGAAAAGAATTCCGCAACGGTAGCTTCTGGTGAACCGACTCGTACCGAGCAGCGATCTCCTGCAGAGGTTTGCGGTACGTCACGCCTTTGGACTGCGTCTGCAACTGAGACTGCGACCGTGACGTTCGGTCCTCGTTCATTCGCGTTTCTTTGGAGAACTCCGGTCGACAGAACACCTGCTCCCGAGTGGACAGGCAGTCGTCGATCGGCTGATCCGATTCTAAAGGCATCGAGTTAGTCGGTGAGCAAACCCAAGACTGCCTCGCCCTCGGCGACGACCCGGGGATCATGCTGATTGACCTGCGCTGCTTGTGGCTACTTCTTTCCGGCGACCGCAGCCGTGGTCGTTGATTCGTTTCAGGATTGTGAGCCGTCTCGCCAAAATATCTTTGCAGGATATCATCCTCTTTGGAAACGACCAGCAGACGGAGCCAAGGACCCGCCTGCTGAATGCGCTGGACAACCTTCGCGTACTGCTCGTCGCGTGTCGCCTTTCCGTCCACCGACACCAGCCGGTCTCCCGTGCGTAGTCCTGCTTCAGCTGCTGGCGAATTTGCTCGAACCTGCTTCACGAATATCGTGTCCATCGGCTCGTCGATTCTCGTTCGCTCGTTGTCCGGTAGCATCTGCAAAAACGAATCGAGTTTAGTCTATAATCTATGGTAATATTTGCTAGTAAATTGCAGGACTTACGCAACAGGACTCTGGCGGATAAACGATGAAATGACGAAGCGTGAAACCAAAACCATTCTCGCCACGACGCAGCAATAAAGTTCGAGGACCGCGAGGCGGAGAGTCGTCCCGACGAACGCTTCGAGGTCCAGTTCCGACTCCTGTGGAAACCGTGGTCGGCGCAGCTGGTGCAGGTGGCGGAGGCGAACCGCGTTCTGTCTGCAAGAAAAATCGCTCGTCGGTAATCGAGAAACTATCTAGATGACGCAAATTGAGAACGATAAAAAACCCGCATATAATTATCCTATATTATGCtcgtttaaatataaatattggcAGAACTTTTAAGAGGTGTACTAAAaactttttccctttttttaaatatttataaaattttcatcatCGAATCTTTAAATAAATTGCGTGAAAATAATTATCACTTGGCTCTATCGTTCTTACTTCGCATTTTATCTTCCgtctgaaaaatataaatgtagtaCAGTGAAAGAATAAATGGTAATTCTAAATAGGAAAGCGTACGAAACGGGTAATTGAAAAGAACTTGGAAACGAGATCGTCGATATCGTCGGTGGTTTCGGTTTCGGTTTCAGTTTCTTCTCTTCCAACTCGTTTCGCCTCGAAAGCGCGTTTTCCCAGTTTCGTTCACCAAAATAAACCGAATCGAAGTTTGGCACGACGACCGTTTGCTTTTACGTACCGTGTGCGCCTGTCCGATCAACCCTTGGGAATTATTTCGGTCCTCAGCCATTGTGCCGTCTCCTGAAAACAACCGATAATTTAATATACGTACACCGGTTGAATTTTCGAAGGATCTTACCCAGGTAGCACGTTTTTCAAAGCTAAGGTGTGACCATTGATATCTTATCGATATATGTTTAACGATGTAACAATATTAAGATACCGTTCAGAGGTTACTGAACTGGACATTAAAAAATGCAACATgtagcaaaattattattataactattgcaaaattataaatatatacattatgtacgtacacatatacacattatTCTTGAAATAATTCTTGCAATAATTCACATTTTGTTAAGGTAGTTTTCCACATATCACGTTCCATTTTGTGATGAAAATTATCCATATGTCACTTGTGTCGAAACTGACCAGTTATCACCACCGATCGTAGCTTCACGATTATTTCAATCTATTTACAAGAAATTACGATGCCGTATCAAGTTCCCTCCTTTCTCGGTTACTCGCGAACCTACACCACGTTATATCGACGCGTTAACGCGCGATACGCACGCACGTGTATGCTACATCGGAAGCGAGAACCACCATTCTACTTTCTCTGTAATGCGACATACTTTCTTGCTATCATTTTTTTACCGATCAAAACGATATTCGAATCTTTTATTTCCTTCTCAGTTTTTCCATGTCTgccaaaaaatatttcacacacATCAGATTGCACTGAAAACATTATTGGAATAATACGATCGttcgataatttgaaataatattgttcGTTAATTTGGAATAAAACGATTGTTCGTTAATTTTAATCGCAATAGTGCATCGATTATCGATACTGATTCAACATAAAACTTCagagaattttatatttactgcCATCGACttaacgatattatcgatatcgaTATCGATAGTCACACCTCCCAGTTGTGGCTGGCGTAATAACGAAAACCACACCGCTCGATATTCGTTACAAACAAATGTTCCAACATTGTCAATATTTTCCGCTCGCTTCCCTCGTAATCTTTCACCCTATGTGCGTAAAAAACAAGGAAATAAACAGTGAAGCAAATACGTTACAGTTTTCCCGATTGTACGGCTGAACGCgcttgtaattctacgcataatAGACTCTTTTCAAATGCGTATCTAAATATACGCGGCGCAGGTCTAGTATTCGTATCGCGGTTACCAAAATATCAGTTACTCTTAACCTTTTCCGTTTTCTCCGTTACACCTCCGTGAGCCTCGCGTTTTCCAACGATCTCAttttttaaagtgaaatttCTATGGGCGCGATTCGGCGGCAGAGCATTATGGCCGACTGTCATCCGAGCGTCACGAAAAGTACAAGCGAAAATTATAATAAGTAAATTTCTATCCATAATGAACGGAGAAATTTCACCGTTAACACGTGCCTTTACCACGCAAACGATTTTTCCTTTTCATATTGTTCATgaggaaaaattaatttcaccaaTTGATTACTGCGTCGAAAACATTTGATAGATTCGTGGTATCGATAAATCGTTGTTTAACTTAACGATAACAGAAATGCGATAATGGTACGattaaaagaaaaagataaaattttatccgGGGTATGGCAGGGGCGGGGGGCCCCTGTGATACACCCCTGCGTATTCCGGCTGCGCGCCGCCTAATTGCTCAGTTTTAATCTTAACCCTTCATtgcacaattttctaaattctgtaAAATACTTCTACTCTCAGAAGCGATAATAATAGCACACATATTTTCTCACAAATTTATCTACAGAATTGCATGTTTGAAATTCATATTATGGAATTTCATGTTTGACAAGTCACAAGCatgatacattattttattttaataacggGTTAGTAATTTGCTAAATAATCTGCACTGAAATTGCTGTTTCATTCTGTGAAATACTCATTAAGAGTTACAGAACATCCTGTATGTTTTCCATCTGTTTGGACAACGTGCAAAACAAAAACTTAAGTCCCTATTGTAAATACTGTCATCATATCTGAGATAACGAACAAATCAAAACAAGAATGTATAAGTTGATACATGGTTTAATATTTTAGGAACGTAGGTGTATAAAATCAATTCCTGGAAGTCTCAAAAGGTTTGGAAGGTTTCAAAATCTTGAAGCTCTCAACAGGAAAACAGTTGCAAGCCAAATCGTCATAAGCTTATCCTTATggctcattttaatcagacatGCATCTTCTAGATGTGTCTATCAATACATCCATGGTACAAGCTTTATCTATTGGACTAAGAACAATCTTCCAACTGGATATAGCCATTTCTTTCTTATGATGGAAAAGTAATCCTTAAAAAAGATTATATCAGATAACATAATTCAAGATATGATATACATTTCCTAAATAATATTCAACCAAatcatatattttcttttagatcaaattttttaaaaaccgATGCCAAGAAGTTAGTGCATGAAACTGAGGAATATTTACTGACTATCAAAGCAATTGATTATTGAAGACAAGTCTCGCGGCAGCGATGACAAATGGTAACACGAGTAGAGGAAGCCTTCTTGACCGCCACGAGTTCACGAGACAACTATGAAAACACATCAAAAGATTCGCAAAACTTTTGAGACTTCCAAGAAACTTTTGAGAGCTGAAACTTTCAAGATTTCCCGGCTCTCGagacttttgggatttgaatAAAATTCGAAGTGTTTGAAAGCGGGCGGAAAGCTTGCAAAGCATTCGAATTGGCATCACTAGGTACACACCTCTGATAGGAAGCGTCGCGCATCGGGTGCTTGCAGCGCCTCCGTCGTCGCCGTTGGTCGTGTAACACCAATAAGTTGAATCGTTTCACGAATCTGCACTCGTTGATTTTTCTCGCACCGTGAAAAAGGTCGCTCACCAACGGCTTCGAGCGAGCGAATCGAGAGAAATAGCAGTCAATGCATATTTGGCAAAACACCGTTCGCAACGGATGTCGTTTCGCTGGCCGACGAGAGCCTCTTTCGAAGGCACCATCCTCTTCGATATTCCATTTTCCGAGCTATCCTTTTTACCAATGCGTGTCTCGACGAACGCATGACTCGGGGAACTGCAGACAATTCGTGCACACGACACGATGCGCGCATTGAATTTCTTCGTGCACCGACTACCACGTTCGGACAGCGGTCGTCCGTCTTCCGCAAGCACTTGTGTCAATCGAATCGACGCTTCGATTCGGCTGAGCGATAGGTTAACTCGAACACGTTCGACCGAGTCATCTTAATCGATCGCGCGCTTTAACAATTTCGTCCGATAGCACACGGTGTTCAATCACTTTAACTCGAAGATCTTCTCAGGGAACTGATACTTCACGGTACAACGTGATACGGATATGATACGATACGGCACGATACGACACGACACGATACGGTATAGTAATATGGCTACCTAACAGAATGGAACATAGGTATCGACGGTCCTTCACTTTCTAAGGGTAATCGGTGAAAGTCGAACAACAATATTCTTCCCCGTGGATCACAACGCTTTTCCGCGTTATCGAACGTTTTAATTTTCACCGATTGGAAAAGTGTCACGAAACGCCACTTTCGTGCCCGCCATTACTCCGAACGGTCTTCCTCTTTGCTCATATCCCTCCCTTCTTTCCTAGTCGTTCCTTTTCTTTC
This region includes:
- the RhoGAP19D gene encoding rho GTPase activating protein at 19D isoform X1; its protein translation is MAEDRNNSQGLIGQAHTTERGSPPPPAPAAPTTVSTGVGTGPRSVRRDDSPPRGPRTLLLRRGENGFGFTLRHFIVYPPESCCMLPDNERTRIDEPMDTIFVKQVRANSPAAEAGLRTGDRLVSVDGKATRDEQYAKVVQRIQQAGPWLRLLVVSKEDDILQRYFGETAHNPETNQRPRLRSPERSSHKQRRSISMIPGSSPRARQSWVCSPTNSMPLESDQPIDDCLSTREQVFCRPEFSKETRMNEDRTSRSQSQLQTQSKGVTYRKPLQEIAARYESVHQKLPLRNSFQSTDSSPDMQSCDKSMLSDTLKSDKYDCCDRTRCESLYSRANSDQIYDRIKDPIYERVRVGEPVRSNTEEHRSHHYPHHRSHHHQYYQSQPQQYSSLTGFPMSRAEPQVPIYRSATRRVTLRRASEGSTGSSTLNNFDSASYASTDALRSCDHDSRFSIDSRRDSSLVAANESTYDSACALLGNEGSRNESVSNPTIGNSGIDDSVIMTRLRKSFEQKEEFLRRPSHPIGLFLPDQKSEPRNESSATAIPREFYARPQKLQRQIWPPNEPKQEQRHPSSSRSAQSRSAPGKAPSDKSQPSDRGQRFAANSTEDIEYLVEPRNNRLDESFNATRSLDRAREQMLSDRLYVPSVYDDHRDTSDWKELPDRQQQQQQMHRSAGKSNNFVGTLSKIQENIASTGVLFSGDRRSDANNGASSLPSSPGPEKKVNDKFSPLPQGLQIVSRRAKQFESGRLMSDDDEPTGDRTNLYKSELSRLSNKRSVPNVAVRKREFESKAEAQEPRRLIPSRETKSLDTGSGLKGNRVIPVGSTRIHCEPPASYRAIEETPNLRSLDEDENAQTRIRSSSVESWDSMSGSGNSQTARHRWSQRPDDERRRTKDDGRYDGTNANFADNSSEKSSRKDTYAQIIETDRGALPDNAMQGNGVVFRRQKNAQIADEDRATRRVSYLKATWGERMHVDSDLELSDSEPIHGSRSVHKRWRLPLFPNDIASLRRIFEEVTQSASLSRNAHRNTCSEETNIVKDVGQVGQVEREGPLHVKFTVLDGKRSSDRSWKQVWGVLRGPILFFYKDRQNQSPSLANDGENVAQSVDVRCSLVDIAENYTKRKHVLRLANPNAEVLLQTEDAASMALWLRALHEHAAAEKPSEVAHNSTLKQQAVPQTPCSTSNSSTCQTIANTNSITIPSNGGVGVGAGGQRLSPLPGHKSIKKLTSFRNRSPTGQSPINKTRKPSQTIESLISPKTKTWKGRVAKQLRRMHGQSGPPSSPTTQLPPEGATFRVPLELCPPSSFSEYVPLIVEMCTSIVEARGLEVVGIYRVPGNTAAISHLTDTVNKGFENINLQDPRWSDVNVISSLLKSFFRQLPDSLLTAELYPMFIDADKVEDPQRRMTTIRKLLRDLPEHHFETLKYLMFHLKKIVEHSEINKMEAKNLAIVFGPTLVRASGSRDNMVTMVTDMSHQCRIVESLLNNVDWFFSDDDLDDLSRLSVNLSLPADTSEIDATSSNNHNLLLNNIQKVEGVREMASAKDIVSSIISAANRKIQRRRKVQDETDNENHEVEKTRTKPEAESLPNRQSMALNERQCSVSEMVLMHENNSQSNRSVDRASTMEAAINLADGGDINGGDNGGGNRNDGDEGNDVKIKPESAANGNDVSSDRSRKYLNPSVESIESSIQPARRSAVSSASESPSRLSSETGLSFFDTSSTLSSASNDTKQSNDEVAIRTYAGLSATTQERIRRFEQETKAMLQRDQNRQRREAEKREEERRRIEMQWQLAKREMENDDLLDSIVDTTVTPPYHRLSTVDRPADQSFVDVTSLSSPRIPPLSIAVQQQPSTARRVSRFTEEPATTSSETVANNFVKKMKTDAEPVTEQPTTLSPVRYGSLDSLHETHDARSSLSPTNQRRKPVSSDVSDDGSDLLTSLTTTFDRKWRSLLNSSNQDRSAAESVSFNDEDNSRNPRSVPETVEDTERKTQSIETYRDPSLHRSSVDKYQLARPKNDAPEKDTDSSVAAENNRNVDRSDDDVPDNDRSAVVLRKIESNKETTEPDSTSTSTSNETQECCNNEKEAAASTRTDKSNDARDFRHDVESNYSNKLEKFESLTNFEVRSRLKRSESLNKRSENACSKLKRSESLNKHSVERLCSPSNGKLKRSESLNKHSERSDSPNSKLKRSESLTKTEKTECNISKRRQSVRKDSATKLKRKNGMPERSIKRRHTVGGTKDFDKVHWLDNKLQVETERVVKNEYRPKKSQLRTSSPDLSTARIGLTDASFLIEVSFRGPSNVVFNVTNARPQSLPDTTLPSKVYKVPLESHV
- the RhoGAP19D gene encoding rho GTPase activating protein at 19D isoform X5; the encoded protein is MAEDRNNSQGLIGQAHTTERGSPPPPAPAAPTTVSTGVGTGPRSVRRDDSPPRGPRTLLLRRGENGFGFTLRHFIVYPPESCCMLPDNERTRIDEPMDTIFVKQVRANSPAAEAGLRTGDRLVSVDGKATRDEQYAKVVQRIQQAGPWLRLLVVSKEDDILQRYFGETAHNPETNQRPRLRSPERSSHKQRRSISMIPGSSPRARQSWVCSPTNSMPLESDQPIDDCLSTREQVFCRPEFSKETRMNEDRTSRSQSQLQTQSKGVTYRKPLQEIAARYESVHQKLPLRNSFQSTDSSPDMQSCDKSMLSDTLKSDKYDCCDRTRCESLYSRANSDQIYDRIKDPIYERVRVGEPVRSNTEEHRSHHYPHHRSHHHQYYQSQPQQYSSLTGFPMSRAEPQVPIYRSATRRVTLRRASEGSTGSSTLNNFDSASYASTDALRSCDHDSRFSIDSRRDSSLVAANESTYDSACALLGNEGSRNESVSNPTIGNSGIDDSVIMTRLRKSFEQKEEFLRRPSHPIGLFLPDQKSEPRNESSATAIPREFYARPQKLQRQIWPPNEPKQEQRHPSSSRSAQSRSAPGKAPSDKSQPSDRGQRFAANSTEDIEYLVEPRNNRLDESFNATRSLDRAREQMLSDRLYVPSVYDDHRDTSDWKELPDRQQQQQQMHRSAGKSNNFVGTLSKIQENIASTGVLFSGDRRSDANNGASSLPSSPGPEKKVNDKFSPLPQGLQIVSRRAKQFESGRLMSDDDEPTGDRTNLYKSELSRLSNKRSVPNVAVRKREFESKAEAQEPRRLIPSRETKSLDTGSGLKGNRVIPVGSTRIHCEPPASYRAIEETPNLRSLDEDENAQTRIRSSSVESWDSMSGSGNSQTARHRWSQRPDDERRRTKDDGRYDGTNANFADNSSEKSSRKDTYAQIIETDRGALPDNAMQGNGVVFRRQKNAQIADEDRATRRVSYLKATWGERMHVDSDLELSDSEPIHGSRSVHKRWRLPLFPNDIASLRRIFEEVTQSASLSRNAHRNTCSEETNIVKDVGQVGQVEREGPLHVKFTVLDGKRSSDRSWKQVWGVLRGPILFFYKDRQNQSPSLANDGENVAQSVDVRCSLVDIAENYTKRKHVLRLANPNAEVLLQTEDAASMALWLRALHEHAAAEKPSEVAHNSTLKQQAVPQTPCSTSNSSTCQTIANTNSITIPSNGGVGVGAGGQRLSPLPGHKSIKKLTSFRNRSPTGQSPINKTRKPSQTIESLISPKTKTWKGRVAKQLRRMHGQSGPPSSPTTQLPPEGATFRVPLELCPPSSFSEYVPLIVEMCTSIVEARGLEVVGIYRVPGNTAAISHLTDTVNKGFENINLQDPRWSDVNVISSLLKSFFRQLPDSLLTAELYPMFIDADKVEDPQRRMTTIRKLLRDLPEHHFETLKYLMFHLKKIVEHSEINKMEAKNLAIVFGPTLVRASGSRDNMVTMVTDMSHQCRIVESLLNNVDWFFSDDDLDDLSRLSVNLSLPADTSEIDATSSNNHNLLLNNIQKVEGVREMASAKDIVSSIISAANRKIQRRRKVQDETDNENHEVEKTRTKPEAESLPNRQSMALNERQCSVSEMVLMHENNSQSNRSVDRASTMEAAINLADGGDINGGDNGGGNRNDGDEGNDVKIKPESAANGNDVSSDRSRKYLNPSVESIESSIQPARRSAVSSASESPSRLSSETGLSFFDTSSTLSSASNDTKQSNDEVAIRTYAGLSATTQERIRRFEQETKAMLQRDQNRQRREAEKREEERRRIEMQWQLAKREMENDDLLDSIVDTTVTPPYHRLSTVDRPADQSFVDVTSLSSPRIPPLSIAVQQQPSTARRVSRFTEEPATTSSETVANNFVKKMKTDAEPVTEQPTTLSPVRYGSLDSLHETHDARSSLSPTNQRRKPVSSDVSDDAPGKQHGSQRVNDSER